TTTACTGCCTCTATAGGATATTTACCTGCTGCTGTTTCTCCTGATAACATTATAGCATCAGAACCATCTAGTATTGCATTAGCTACATCTGTTACCTCTGCCCTTGTGGGTCTTGGATTCCTAATCATGGAATCTAGCATTTGAGTAGCGGTAATTACTGGTTTACCTACTATATTGCATTTTCTAATAATTTCCTTTTGTATAAGGGGTATTTCTTCTGTAAGTATCTCTACTCCTAAATCCCCTCTTGCTACCATTATTCCATCAGAGGCCTCTATAATTTCATCTATGTTGTCTACTCCTTCTCGATTTTCTATCTTAGATATAATATCAATATGTGCACCATTATTTTCCTCAAGTATTCTTCTTATTTCCAACACATCAGAAGCTTTTCTTATGAAGGAAGCAGCTATAAAATCTACATCATTTTCAATTCCAAATTTAATATCATTAATATCTTTTTCAGTTATAGGGGGTAAATTTATGGAAACATTGGGTACATTTATTCCCTTATGGTCTTTTAATGTCCCGCCGTTTAAAACCTTACATTGTATATCTTTATTTCCTATGATCTCCTCTACAACTAATTCTATTAATCCATCATCTATTAATATTCTATCTCCTATTTTCACATCTTTAGGTAATCCTTCATAGGATACATGAACCTTCGTTTTATCCCCTATTATGTCATCTGTAGTTAATGTAAATATATCTCCATCATTTAATTCTATTTCTTCTACGTTAAAAGTTCCTATTCTAATCTCCGGTCCTTTAGTATCCAACATTATTCCTATTGGTAAATCTAATTCTTCTCTTATATTCTTTATAATGTCTATTCTCTTTTTGTGTTCTTCATAATTCCCATGGGAAAAATTTAATCTTGCAACATTTAAACCATTTAAAAATAATTCCTTTAGTACCTCTTCACTTTCCGATGCTGGTCCTATGGTACATACTATCTTTGTTTTCTTCACAGCCTCGCCCCTTTCTTATATTGATAATATCATTCCTATATTATATAAATCTATATCAAAATTTTTTTCTGTATTAAGGGCCTCATCTAAATCTACATCCATTATATTATTGCATCTAATTCCCAATGCTCTACCTGATTTTCCATTGAGTAAAAGCTCTACAGCTTTATTTCCCATTTTACTTGCTAGTATTCTATCAAATACTGTAGGTGAACCTCCTCTTTGAATATGACCTAATATAGTTACTCTAGTTTCAGTACCAGTTTTTTCTTCTATTTTTTCTGCCACTTCATAGGCATCGCCTATACCTTCAGCTAAAGCTATTATATGATGTAGTTTACCCCTATTTTTCCCTTGTATTACTTTTTTACAAACCTCATCAATATTAAATTCCACTTCAGGAACTATTATACTTTCAGCTCCACCAGCTATACCTGAATAAAGAGCAATATCACCACAACCTCTTCCCATCACTTCCACTATATTAGCTCTACCATGGGAAGCGGATGTATCTCTAATCTTACCAATAGCATCTACAGCAGTTTCCACCGCTGTCATAAATCCTATAGTGTAATCTGTATAACCCATATCATTGTCAATAGTACATGGAATACATACTACTTGGATTCCTGCATCACATAATTTTTGTGCTCCCCTAAAAGTTCCATCTCCTCCAAGTATTACTAATCCATCTATCCCAAATACTTCTATTATATTTAATGCTTTATTAAGACCTTCTTCCGTTTTAAATTCATCACATCTAGCAGAAAGTAACATAGTACCGCCTCTGTGAATTATATCTGCAACAGAAGATAAGTTCATCTCTTCAATTTCACCATTTAGTAATCCATTATAGCCTTGTTTAATTCCCATTATCTTTACACCATTATATATAGAAGTTCTGACTACAGACCTTATGGCTGCATTCATTCCTGGAGCATCTCCTCCACTAGTTAGTATTCCTATAGTTTTCATATGATTCCTCCCTCTATAAATATTGTGATTATAATATACCTAAATTATATAAAACCATTTGTACATCTTTTGCTTCAACTTCTGGAGCTAATATCTCGTATAGTTCTTCATCTCCTTCTATTGAAAACAATTGTTTTTTTATCAAAAATCCTTCTTCTTTTAATTTCTTTTCAATTTCAGTAGCTTGTTCTAGACTAGTCGTTACATACACAGTAGTCCACATTATTAGCACGCTCCTGATTATTTCCCTTTTTTTTTAAAATATAGATTATATTCTACATTATAACATAATTTGATACAAATTTTACTTAAACATTAAGATAATCTGACATTCTCCTCTCCTAATATTTTAACAAGCTCTTCTACCAAAGTTTTCTCTTCTATATCAACCCATAAATCTCTCTCAGCCATTACTGTCTTATCCACTTCCTCCATATATACATATACTGGAGTTTCTCCTTTATATCGTGAAAGCACTCCTTTTATGGTACCAAAAATATTTATTGACTTTTCTTTTGGAATCTTTAAATAAATCTTTCCTTGTTTAAAGCTATTTAATTTGCCTATACTTTCACATAATATCTTAGGTTCATCTTCTTCGCTTATGCTTACCCTTCCTTTAATTACTACTAAATTGTCCTCTTCTATTAATCTACTATATTTTTCATAGGTTATTGGAAATACTATACATTCTACAGCACCATATAAATCCTCTAATGTTACAAAAGCCATCATATTGTTATTTTTAGTAACCTTATTTTTTTTAGCTGCTATTATGCCCCCAATGGTAACTTGTTTTCCATCTATATTTTCACCTAATCCTTCTTCCATATGAACTTTAGCTTCATGTAGTTCAGATGTAGTTATGGTAGATATTTTCTTCAAATCCTCTTCATAAGGCTGTAACGGATGCCCGCTTATATATAAACCTAACATTTCCTTTTCCATAGCTAAAAGAGTCTTTTGATTAAATTCCTTTAAATCTGGTAAATTATCTTTTGAGATATTAGTATCTATAGTATCAAACATGGAAAACTGTCCTTCTATATTTCGCTTTTTATCCTCATGAATTCCATCTATAACCCTTTCAAATATAGCTAGTAGCTGAGCCCTATTTCCTCCTAGGCTATTCATAGCACCACATTTTATTAAACTTTCTACTGCTCTTTTGTTCATAACTGAAGGATCTATATTTTCAATTCTCTCGCAAAAATCCGTAAAGCTTTTAAATGGACCTTCTTCTCTTGCTTTTATGATAACTTCAACAAAGTTTTCTCCCACATTTTTTACTGCCATAAGTCCAAATCTTATCTTTCCATCTACTACAGTAAATTTTTTGTAGCT
This portion of the Keratinibaculum paraultunense genome encodes:
- the pyk gene encoding pyruvate kinase, whose product is MKKTKIVCTIGPASESEEVLKELFLNGLNVARLNFSHGNYEEHKKRIDIIKNIREELDLPIGIMLDTKGPEIRIGTFNVEEIELNDGDIFTLTTDDIIGDKTKVHVSYEGLPKDVKIGDRILIDDGLIELVVEEIIGNKDIQCKVLNGGTLKDHKGINVPNVSINLPPITEKDINDIKFGIENDVDFIAASFIRKASDVLEIRRILEENNGAHIDIISKIENREGVDNIDEIIEASDGIMVARGDLGVEILTEEIPLIQKEIIRKCNIVGKPVITATQMLDSMIRNPRPTRAEVTDVANAILDGSDAIMLSGETAAGKYPIEAVKTMYNIATKTEESSEYMEMLKMRHIDKDVSTTNAISKATCTIAKDLQASAIITATSSGYTSKAVSKFRPKVPIIAATTTKRVMRKLSLVWGVYPVESLKSEITDEVIERSINGALEKGYVKEGDLIVITAGIPVGVPGTTNLIKVHTVGKVLLKGVGIGKKSVSGKVCIGSTSEELEGKFEEGDILVSKFTEKDIVEFMEKASAIIVERGGLTSHAAIVGLNLGKPTIVGAVEATKVLKDGEIVTVDTIAGRIYKGEARVL
- the pfkA gene encoding 6-phosphofructokinase produces the protein MKTIGILTSGGDAPGMNAAIRSVVRTSIYNGVKIMGIKQGYNGLLNGEIEEMNLSSVADIIHRGGTMLLSARCDEFKTEEGLNKALNIIEVFGIDGLVILGGDGTFRGAQKLCDAGIQVVCIPCTIDNDMGYTDYTIGFMTAVETAVDAIGKIRDTSASHGRANIVEVMGRGCGDIALYSGIAGGAESIIVPEVEFNIDEVCKKVIQGKNRGKLHHIIALAEGIGDAYEVAEKIEEKTGTETRVTILGHIQRGGSPTVFDRILASKMGNKAVELLLNGKSGRALGIRCNNIMDVDLDEALNTEKNFDIDLYNIGMILSI